In Acidobacteriota bacterium, the following are encoded in one genomic region:
- a CDS encoding DUF779 domain-containing protein produces MTDSGNPPVDRVVATPEALALIDEIRTDHPSILFHQSGGCCDGSSPMCYPTDDFKVGSRDVKLGEIDGVPVYISEPQFEVWRHTQLILDVVPGRGGMFSLDNGRERRFLVRSRIFTDDELASLA; encoded by the coding sequence ATGACCGATTCCGGAAACCCACCCGTCGATCGCGTGGTGGCGACCCCCGAGGCGCTGGCTCTGATCGATGAGATCCGCACCGACCATCCATCGATTCTCTTCCACCAGTCCGGGGGCTGTTGTGACGGCTCTTCGCCGATGTGCTACCCGACCGACGACTTCAAGGTCGGCAGCCGCGACGTCAAGCTCGGCGAGATCGATGGTGTGCCGGTCTACATCAGCGAGCCGCAATTCGAGGTCTGGCGTCACACCCAGCTCATCCTCGACGTCGTTCCCGGCCGCGGCGGGATGTTCTCCCTCGACAACGGTCGCGAGCGGCGTTTCCTGGTGCGCTCGCGGATCTTCACCGACGACGAGCTCGCCAGCCTCGCCTGA